The following coding sequences are from one Apodemus sylvaticus chromosome X, mApoSyl1.1, whole genome shotgun sequence window:
- the LOC127675566 gene encoding protein FAM104A-like, giving the protein MDLVRKRRPDDNEDDNLQPPHPKRTKTDQALQDTHAEQLTNNDNGRNHSNINNTNCERVPGNNLSESTAEEYSNIHELSQEEDYEVCQEVHLYSHINNILKEAHLYSRRQRGQSSLTN; this is encoded by the exons ATGGACCTGGTCAG AAAACGAAGACCAGATGACAACGAGGATGACAACCTCCAGCCACCTCATCCCAAGAGGACTAAGACAGACCAGGCCTTACAGGACACTCATGCTGAACAG tTAACAAACAACGACAATGGACGTAACCACAGCAACATCAATAACACCAATTGTGAGAGAGTTCCAGGTAACAACTTAAGCGAGAGCACTGCTGAAGAATATTCCAACATTCATGAATTATCACAAGAGGAGGACTATGAAGTATGCCAAGAGGTACATCTTTACTCCCACATTAACAACATCTTGAAGGAAGCTCATCTTTACAGCCGCAGGCAGAGAGGACAGTCAAGCCTGACCAACTAA